Proteins encoded together in one Hymenobacter monticola window:
- the upp gene encoding uracil phosphoribosyltransferase, translating to MATPHASSALPSPATEAAAAMANIHVVCAEPSIANHFLAELRDKDVQKDSLRFRRNLQRLGEIIAYRISAHLSYTDQTIQTPLAETTGKLLHDFPILATVLRAGLPFHQGFLNYFDQSPSAFVAAYRIEGTAQVQVQVDYLSAPRLDERVLILADPMLASGKSLVQTYRAMLRFGTPRQVHIAAVIASPEGLAHVAREIPEANLWVAAIDEKLNEQAYIVPGLGDAGDLSYGSKL from the coding sequence CAACATCCATGTCGTGTGCGCCGAGCCCAGCATTGCCAACCATTTCCTGGCCGAGCTGCGCGACAAAGACGTGCAAAAAGACAGCCTGCGCTTCCGCCGCAACCTGCAGCGCCTGGGCGAAATCATCGCCTACCGCATCAGCGCCCACCTCAGCTACACCGACCAAACCATTCAGACACCCCTGGCCGAAACCACCGGCAAGCTCCTGCACGACTTCCCCATTCTGGCCACGGTGCTGCGCGCCGGATTACCTTTCCATCAAGGTTTTCTGAATTATTTCGACCAGTCGCCCAGCGCCTTCGTAGCTGCCTACCGCATCGAGGGCACGGCCCAGGTACAGGTGCAGGTCGATTACCTCTCCGCGCCGCGCCTCGACGAGCGGGTGCTCATCCTGGCCGACCCCATGCTGGCCTCTGGCAAAAGCCTGGTGCAAACCTACCGGGCCATGCTGCGCTTCGGCACGCCGCGCCAAGTGCACATCGCGGCCGTCATTGCCTCGCCCGAGGGCCTGGCCCACGTGGCCCGCGAAATCCCCGAAGCCAACCTCTGGGTGGCCGCCATCGACGAAAAGCTCAACGAGCAAGCTTACATCGTGCCCGGCCTCGGCGACGCCGGCGACCTGAGCTACGGCAGCAAGCTGTAG